One stretch of Chitinophaga pendula DNA includes these proteins:
- the rpiA gene encoding ribose-5-phosphate isomerase RpiA — protein sequence MQEAIVRAKKAAAEEAVNYIAPGMTIGLGTGSTAYWAIVKIGELVKQGLNIRAIATSAASEALAQRLHIPLVNFAGISHIDVDIDGADEIDEQLNLTKGGGGALLREKIIAAASKRMIVIADDAKKVKTLGAFALPVEVVRFGWEMTLRKLEATGNKPSLRKEGDYPFLTDNGNYIIDCAYGEIPDPASLDTLLHRIPGVVETGLFVQMAHTVIIGKADGTTTTLHHL from the coding sequence ATGCAGGAAGCGATCGTAAGAGCAAAAAAGGCCGCTGCGGAAGAAGCGGTTAATTATATAGCGCCGGGGATGACCATCGGGTTGGGGACCGGCTCTACAGCCTACTGGGCTATCGTTAAGATAGGGGAGTTGGTGAAACAGGGGCTTAACATACGGGCTATTGCGACATCTGCCGCTTCGGAGGCGTTGGCGCAACGGCTGCATATCCCGTTGGTTAACTTTGCCGGGATCAGTCATATTGATGTTGATATTGACGGGGCGGATGAGATAGATGAGCAGCTTAACCTGACCAAGGGCGGTGGCGGGGCGTTGCTTCGGGAGAAGATCATTGCTGCTGCCAGCAAACGGATGATCGTGATCGCAGACGATGCTAAAAAGGTAAAGACGCTTGGTGCGTTTGCGTTGCCGGTGGAGGTGGTACGGTTTGGCTGGGAGATGACTTTGCGGAAGCTGGAGGCTACCGGTAATAAGCCGAGTCTGCGGAAAGAAGGCGATTATCCGTTCCTGACGGACAATGGCAATTACATCATTGATTGTGCTTATGGGGAGATCCCTGATCCTGCGTCGCTGGATACCTTGCTACATCGTATACCTGGTGTAGTGGAGACGGGGCTTTTTGTGCAGATGGCGCATACGGTGATCATCGGGAAGGCGGATGGTACAACGACGACGTTACATCACCTGTAA
- a CDS encoding MFS transporter: MKNNHSTTTNNAWRLKAIFTGAVGNLVEWYDWYAYTAFEFYFAPVFFPNGNRTLQLLNTAAIFAVGFLMRPIGGWMFGRIADRSGRKAAMTLSVLLMSLGSLMIALTPSFNTISYAAPALLLLARLLQGLSVGGEYGASATYLSEVATADRRGFYSSFQYVTLIGGQLLALGIQLLLQKVFLTPEQLHNWGWRIPFAIGALLALSALFMRRGMQESTDVSNHRADRGSLKTLFSKYPRAVLTVVGLTMGGTLAFYTYTTYMHKFLVNTVHLSEEQSTMIVFFLLFIYAGMQPIFGSLSDRFGRKPLLVGFGVLGTLFTVPILSTLSHTSDVWQAFLLLLAALVIVSGYTSINAVVKAEMFPAEVRALGVGFPYAITVALFGGTAGYIALYFKKIGHESYYYWYVTGCIFISLIVYTLVRDTKHTSFIEKDLTKTTT, from the coding sequence ATGAAAAATAATCATTCCACCACAACCAATAACGCATGGCGACTAAAAGCCATCTTTACCGGAGCAGTAGGAAATCTTGTCGAATGGTACGACTGGTACGCCTACACTGCCTTCGAATTTTACTTCGCCCCGGTATTTTTCCCGAATGGCAACCGCACCCTCCAACTCCTGAATACCGCCGCCATCTTCGCCGTAGGCTTCCTGATGCGCCCTATCGGCGGCTGGATGTTTGGCCGTATTGCCGATCGTAGTGGCCGTAAAGCAGCGATGACACTCTCCGTCTTACTCATGTCCCTCGGCTCCTTGATGATCGCTCTTACGCCTTCTTTTAACACCATCAGCTATGCAGCACCCGCACTCCTACTACTGGCCAGACTACTGCAAGGCCTCAGCGTAGGCGGCGAATATGGCGCCTCCGCCACCTACCTCAGCGAAGTAGCCACCGCCGACCGCAGAGGCTTCTACTCCAGCTTCCAGTATGTCACCCTCATCGGCGGACAACTACTCGCACTCGGCATACAGCTCCTACTGCAAAAGGTGTTCCTGACTCCCGAACAACTACACAACTGGGGATGGCGCATCCCTTTCGCAATCGGCGCCCTCCTCGCCCTCAGCGCCCTCTTCATGCGCCGCGGCATGCAGGAATCCACCGACGTATCCAACCATCGCGCCGACCGCGGATCACTAAAAACCCTCTTCTCCAAATACCCCAGGGCCGTACTCACAGTAGTAGGCCTCACCATGGGGGGCACTCTGGCTTTCTATACCTACACCACCTACATGCATAAATTCCTGGTAAACACAGTACATCTGAGTGAAGAACAATCCACCATGATCGTTTTTTTCCTGCTCTTCATCTATGCAGGCATGCAGCCAATATTCGGATCCCTGTCTGACCGCTTTGGCAGAAAACCATTACTCGTAGGTTTCGGCGTCCTGGGCACCCTCTTCACCGTACCGATCCTCTCCACACTAAGCCACACCTCCGATGTATGGCAGGCATTCCTCCTACTGCTCGCAGCATTGGTCATCGTAAGCGGATATACCTCTATCAATGCAGTCGTAAAAGCAGAAATGTTCCCGGCAGAAGTAAGAGCATTAGGAGTAGGATTCCCTTATGCCATCACCGTCGCACTATTCGGCGGCACCGCCGGTTATATCGCGCTCTACTTCAAAAAGATAGGCCATGAATCTTACTACTACTGGTATGTGACCGGCTGCATATTCATCTCCCTCATCGTATACACCCTCGTAAGAGATACCAAACATACCTCCTTCATAGAAAAGGACCTGACAAAAACAACAACATAA
- a CDS encoding NAD(P)H-quinone oxidoreductase, with translation MKAIVITTPGGPEVLQWQERPRPVPGEGQVLVKVHAAGINRPDVFQRKGNYPPPPGVPADIPGLEIAGEVVELGAGVQRWQVGDRVCALVGGGGYAEYVIVHAEHCLPVPAGWNFAAAASLPETMFTVWHNVFQRGRLQAGEHFLVHGGSSGIGITAIQLAKAFGAIVFATAGNDDKCYVCEQLGATQCINYRTADFAAVLADKGIDVILDMVGGDYIPKNIRLLSPDGRLVFINAMEGGLIELDMLYIMRQRLTITGSTLRNRDIAFKAGVAAALEAEVWPLLDKGVIKPVIYKTFSIAEAAAAHQLMESSQHIGKIVLTID, from the coding sequence ATGAAAGCAATTGTTATCACAACACCGGGAGGACCGGAGGTACTGCAATGGCAGGAGCGTCCGCGGCCGGTGCCCGGAGAAGGGCAAGTATTGGTGAAGGTGCATGCGGCGGGTATTAACCGGCCGGATGTTTTTCAGCGCAAGGGGAATTATCCGCCGCCGCCGGGAGTACCGGCGGACATACCGGGGTTGGAGATTGCGGGCGAGGTTGTGGAGCTTGGAGCGGGTGTGCAGCGTTGGCAGGTAGGAGATCGTGTTTGTGCTCTGGTGGGCGGAGGTGGTTATGCGGAATATGTGATCGTGCATGCGGAGCATTGTTTGCCGGTACCAGCCGGGTGGAATTTTGCGGCTGCCGCTTCTCTGCCGGAGACGATGTTTACAGTGTGGCACAATGTGTTTCAGCGGGGGCGGTTGCAGGCGGGAGAGCATTTCCTGGTGCACGGAGGTTCGAGTGGTATTGGCATCACTGCGATACAGTTGGCGAAGGCTTTTGGTGCCATTGTATTTGCTACGGCGGGAAATGATGATAAGTGTTACGTATGTGAGCAGCTGGGAGCCACGCAGTGTATTAACTATAGAACGGCGGATTTTGCGGCGGTGCTGGCGGACAAGGGGATAGATGTGATACTGGATATGGTAGGCGGCGATTATATTCCGAAAAACATCCGATTGTTGAGTCCTGACGGCAGGCTGGTATTTATCAATGCGATGGAGGGCGGGTTGATCGAGTTGGATATGTTATATATTATGCGGCAGCGACTTACCATTACGGGCAGCACATTGCGGAACCGGGATATTGCATTTAAGGCTGGGGTGGCAGCTGCGTTGGAGGCGGAAGTGTGGCCATTATTAGATAAAGGAGTTATTAAACCGGTGATATATAAGACGTTCTCTATAGCGGAAGCGGCGGCTGCTCACCAGTTGATGGAAAGCAGCCAGCATATAGGCAAGATCGTATTGACGATCGATTAA
- a CDS encoding DMP19 family protein, whose product MSEQVRLQLTAAVMLAPDDLFMEALLAPVHECLEQGYTWDDFEDPGIIFPYLFDIMDKQVNNGGFIQLIYNGYGHYIFGLQEEFLRAMEAYGVLQLVQLLRDVLPLYGTYQEEIVRTSEERPGDMAAFHALNVKLLPYFHEVNMRYFQGVGERSKAMLRQYIQEHIAEFADII is encoded by the coding sequence ATGTCAGAACAGGTTCGTTTACAGTTAACGGCAGCGGTTATGCTGGCTCCGGATGATCTTTTTATGGAGGCGCTGTTAGCGCCGGTACATGAATGTTTGGAGCAGGGGTATACCTGGGATGATTTTGAAGATCCCGGTATTATATTTCCTTATCTCTTTGATATTATGGATAAGCAGGTGAACAACGGGGGATTTATTCAACTGATATATAATGGTTACGGGCATTATATATTCGGGTTACAGGAGGAGTTTCTGCGGGCGATGGAGGCATATGGTGTATTGCAGCTGGTACAACTGTTGCGGGACGTATTACCATTATATGGGACCTACCAGGAGGAGATTGTTAGGACGAGTGAGGAACGACCCGGGGATATGGCGGCGTTCCACGCGCTTAATGTGAAACTGTTGCCTTATTTCCACGAGGTTAACATGCGATATTTTCAAGGGGTAGGTGAGCGATCAAAGGCGATGCTGCGACAGTATATCCAGGAGCATATAGCCGAGTTTGCAGATATTATTTAG
- a CDS encoding RtcB family protein yields the protein MSNHNIRLKDLSKLGYTDDRSRSIAIGILNKQSRHIARELLIQTLTAIHQQPQQWLQDEVWHKLAATLLPEEEEHNYIAYELRSEQTAAPVKAFGSKHIEPAAKQQMQTCLRLPVAIQGALMPDAHAGYGLPVGAVLAVENALIPYGVGVDIGCRMALTLYDTGRNFLQRNTYQLKMALQDYTHFGMEGGLPFSQEHEVLDRKEFSYTALLKSLHGKAVRQLGTSGSGNHFVEFGNMLLYADNLLGLPEGNYLAILSHSGSRGLGASIAQHYTQLAMEQCRLPREARQLAWLDMNTEAGQEYWLSMNLAGDYAKACHDRIHLNLAKVLGLKPVAKVENHHNFAWKESLPDGRTAYVHRKGATPAHTGEAGIIPGNMIDGGFLVTGKGNSTSLQSAAHGAGRAMSRKKAKEKFTQSSLKKLLSAAGVTLIGGSVEESPMAYKDIQTVMNAQEELITIHGHFTPRIVRMNKE from the coding sequence ATGAGCAATCATAACATACGACTTAAAGACCTCAGCAAACTGGGTTATACAGACGACAGAAGCCGCAGCATTGCAATAGGTATACTTAATAAGCAGTCCAGGCACATAGCCAGGGAACTGCTGATACAAACACTGACCGCTATCCATCAGCAACCGCAGCAATGGCTGCAGGATGAAGTATGGCATAAACTGGCAGCCACCTTACTGCCGGAAGAAGAAGAGCATAACTATATAGCATATGAACTGCGCTCCGAACAGACCGCAGCACCGGTTAAAGCATTCGGTAGCAAACATATCGAACCTGCCGCCAAACAACAGATGCAGACATGCCTGCGCCTGCCGGTAGCCATACAGGGCGCGCTCATGCCGGATGCCCATGCCGGTTACGGATTGCCGGTAGGCGCTGTACTCGCCGTCGAAAACGCCCTGATCCCATATGGTGTAGGCGTAGACATCGGATGCCGCATGGCACTCACATTATATGATACCGGTCGCAACTTCCTCCAAAGGAACACCTACCAGCTAAAAATGGCCTTACAGGACTATACCCACTTCGGCATGGAAGGAGGACTACCCTTCTCCCAGGAACACGAAGTACTCGACAGAAAAGAATTCAGCTACACCGCCTTGCTTAAAAGTCTGCATGGCAAAGCAGTCCGCCAGTTGGGTACCAGCGGTAGCGGTAACCACTTCGTTGAATTTGGCAATATGCTCCTGTACGCAGATAACCTATTGGGGCTTCCCGAAGGTAACTACCTCGCCATCCTGTCCCACTCCGGATCCAGAGGGCTTGGGGCCTCCATTGCACAACATTATACACAACTCGCGATGGAACAATGCCGATTGCCAAGAGAAGCCAGACAACTCGCCTGGCTCGATATGAATACCGAAGCAGGACAAGAGTACTGGCTCAGCATGAACCTGGCAGGCGATTATGCCAAAGCCTGCCATGACCGCATACATCTCAACCTGGCAAAAGTACTTGGCTTAAAACCAGTCGCCAAAGTAGAAAACCATCACAATTTCGCCTGGAAAGAGAGCCTGCCCGATGGGCGTACTGCCTATGTACACCGGAAAGGCGCCACACCGGCACATACCGGAGAAGCAGGTATCATCCCCGGCAATATGATAGATGGTGGCTTCCTCGTAACAGGTAAAGGCAACAGCACATCCCTCCAGTCCGCTGCCCATGGAGCCGGTAGAGCGATGTCCAGAAAAAAAGCCAAAGAAAAATTCACACAGTCATCCCTTAAAAAGCTACTCTCCGCCGCCGGTGTCACCTTGATCGGAGGTAGCGTAGAAGAATCTCCTATGGCTTACAAAGACATACAGACAGTAATGAACGCGCAGGAAGAACTCATCACCATACATGGACACTTCACCCCGCGCATCGTAAGAATGAATAAAGAATAA
- the prfH gene encoding peptide chain release factor H encodes MEQNINNNSLLQLSAGKGPTECSRVVALVLEQLLKEARKNNIYADVINKIPGTMNGTLLSVTVKLSGNELVSFIQSWIGTIQWIGQSPYRKMHKRKNWFITIQRYDTLSLKEWNTKEVSFKTCRAAGPGGQHVNKTETAVRATHIPSGISVLCMTSRSQHQNKKEAVERLKEKVQSWQWQQAAIQATQQWQQHHYTKRGNAVRTFTLPLF; translated from the coding sequence ATGGAACAAAACATAAATAACAACAGCTTACTACAACTATCTGCCGGCAAGGGTCCCACGGAATGCTCCCGCGTAGTGGCACTGGTATTGGAACAACTCCTGAAAGAAGCCAGGAAAAATAATATATACGCTGACGTTATAAATAAAATACCGGGTACGATGAACGGCACATTGCTGTCCGTAACAGTAAAATTATCTGGAAATGAATTAGTGTCATTTATACAATCATGGATCGGTACCATCCAATGGATCGGCCAAAGCCCTTATCGCAAAATGCATAAAAGGAAGAATTGGTTCATCACCATACAACGGTACGATACATTATCACTGAAAGAATGGAATACGAAAGAGGTAAGTTTCAAAACCTGCCGTGCGGCAGGCCCCGGAGGACAACATGTAAATAAAACCGAAACCGCCGTCAGGGCAACACACATACCCTCCGGTATCAGTGTCCTCTGCATGACATCCCGCTCACAACATCAGAATAAGAAGGAAGCAGTCGAACGGTTGAAAGAGAAGGTACAGTCATGGCAATGGCAACAGGCAGCGATACAGGCAACGCAACAATGGCAACAACACCATTATACAAAGCGGGGCAATGCCGTCAGAACATTTACACTTCCGCTCTTTTAA
- a CDS encoding DUF3320 domain-containing protein, which yields MQETILQKLEASRRELLDLGMRNPLLNYRLPAGRGIRIVQEQSVATYDILVAQGKAMTFSPRPEKMPADVLSETIDNAPDAKLQTTELAAALQLRLLNTYYAARTSVEEQGVNTLYLTLGMLRWYEAANGTEVRQAPLILVPVSLERSSARERFRLRYTGAEVEMNLSLQAKLKADFNLFLPDIPDEEETDIAAYILAVEKVIKGMSGWEVVADAIELGFFSFGKFMLYHDLDSTQWPADSKPIAHPILQDLYTDGFRDAQPSVPEDAFIDAEPRAATLHQVVDADSSQLLAMLAIQEGRNLVIQGPPGTGKSQTITNIIANAIGEGKKVLFVAEKMAALEVVKRRLDNIALGEACLELHSHKANKKELHQALKRVLDLGKPAIQKLQQEVSMLAEYQDELNGYCAAIHTEIGKSGWNAQEVTGRLLQIAAEYPVELPHLVPPGMSMWGAEQMQQASALAERIQAWIAASGQPADNAFWGSRLQVLVPQQQTVVANSLQRANDAVQALQALSATVAAHVATPAPLNRTETVLLSVTMRLASQKPDLSDIHVQHDAWLLQAADIQDLLQVGRQLDAIRKAYEQVLLPIAWQQPVLDIRSQLLAYGDKWYKFVMGTYRRSKQQLAALCKHDLPADTATQLSLVDAILQAQQLTASLQVYDTLAKALFGVRWKQQTSDWAQLEAIHVYLQQVHRAVQQGDCLAILPAYLQRQEPAISAATHHQELEQALQQQAQQLRELLGLIDLDEKVHFTDGPLLLQRPYEEQLLILSVWKQRLPELHQVIAWNNLKEKATALQLDCLIQEAAHWPAAGTQLKAALEQSWYNYLLEQAILSAPAIRSFERSSHEEAIRQFRKLDIIHQRYNRARAALTHWEAIPRLEAGGQVNVLRTEFNKKARHMPIRKLMQEAGLAIQAIKPVFMMSPLSIANYLPPGALEFDLVIFDEASQVKPVDALGAILRGKQLVVVGDSKQLPPTSFFDSLTADLEDEENVTADMQSILGMCEAQGAPQRMLRWHYRSRHESLINLSNQEFYDNKLVIFPSPGGEDRMGLVWHYLPDTVYDKGQTRTNRQEAASIAAKVMEHARIYPHLSLGVVAFSTTQMQAIQEELETLRKASPDQEVFFRQHPEEPFFVKNLENVQGDERAVIFISVGYGKTAEGTVSMSFGPLNNEGGERRLNVLITRAKLRCEVFTNLRPENIDLGRTQSRGVKALKHFLYYAAHGSTMAADSTVEPLVHPFEDHIAALLRERGYTVHTQVGTAGVYIDLAIADPATPGRYLLGITCDGASYQAARSVRDRDRLRQQVLEGMGWKLYRVWSTDWLRHPQRELERLINAIEDAKASVHTVAAANEPVAILEREEKEVLPEATVVMYEQATVPQEIAAVDFHDHPIGRLSGWMEDIVNVESPVHIEEVTRRFGEAAGLQRISSRVKESLKTTMDFAADKGIIKVKGDFLWHKDMQTPLLRNRSELPASSRKLVYIAPEELQLAILQVVTAAIAITAEDAVPLIAKLFGFTRVTEEMKLTILEHLQKAVDQQVVIEDGEWLKITA from the coding sequence ATGCAGGAGACCATCCTTCAAAAGCTGGAAGCATCCCGGAGGGAACTATTGGACCTCGGAATGCGCAATCCCTTATTAAACTACAGATTACCCGCAGGACGCGGTATTCGAATCGTACAGGAGCAATCGGTGGCGACGTATGATATACTCGTTGCCCAGGGCAAGGCGATGACGTTTAGTCCGCGGCCGGAGAAAATGCCTGCTGATGTGCTTTCCGAAACGATTGATAATGCGCCGGATGCAAAATTGCAGACAACGGAGTTAGCTGCGGCGTTACAGCTCCGGTTGCTGAACACTTATTATGCGGCGCGTACCAGTGTGGAAGAGCAAGGGGTCAATACGTTGTACCTGACCCTTGGCATGTTGCGGTGGTATGAGGCGGCGAATGGTACGGAGGTGAGGCAGGCTCCGCTGATATTGGTTCCGGTATCTCTGGAGCGTTCCAGTGCCCGGGAACGATTCCGTCTGCGATATACCGGGGCAGAGGTAGAGATGAACTTGTCCCTGCAAGCGAAGCTGAAAGCAGATTTTAACCTATTCCTGCCTGATATCCCGGATGAAGAGGAAACAGATATTGCTGCTTACATCCTGGCGGTGGAAAAAGTGATCAAAGGGATGTCGGGCTGGGAGGTCGTTGCGGATGCTATTGAACTCGGCTTTTTCTCTTTCGGGAAATTCATGTTATATCATGATCTGGATAGTACGCAATGGCCGGCAGATAGTAAACCGATTGCGCATCCTATTTTACAGGATCTTTATACGGATGGTTTCCGGGATGCGCAGCCATCTGTGCCCGAGGATGCTTTTATTGATGCGGAACCGAGGGCCGCGACCTTACACCAGGTGGTAGATGCTGATAGTTCACAGTTGTTGGCGATGCTGGCTATCCAGGAAGGCCGTAACCTGGTGATACAAGGTCCTCCGGGTACGGGTAAGTCCCAGACGATCACCAATATTATTGCGAATGCGATCGGGGAAGGGAAGAAGGTGTTGTTCGTTGCCGAAAAGATGGCGGCGTTGGAGGTGGTAAAGCGGAGGTTGGACAATATTGCATTGGGAGAGGCCTGTCTGGAATTGCATAGCCACAAAGCCAATAAAAAGGAGCTTCATCAGGCATTGAAAAGAGTGCTTGATCTGGGTAAGCCAGCTATTCAGAAACTGCAACAGGAAGTATCGATGCTGGCGGAGTATCAGGATGAGCTGAACGGATATTGTGCGGCGATACATACAGAAATAGGGAAGAGTGGGTGGAATGCTCAGGAGGTTACGGGACGTCTGCTGCAGATCGCGGCGGAGTACCCGGTGGAGCTGCCCCATCTGGTGCCTCCCGGTATGTCTATGTGGGGTGCTGAGCAGATGCAACAGGCATCTGCCCTGGCGGAACGTATACAGGCCTGGATAGCGGCATCTGGTCAGCCTGCGGACAATGCCTTCTGGGGTTCCCGGTTGCAGGTGCTGGTACCGCAGCAACAAACGGTTGTAGCTAACTCTTTGCAGCGAGCTAACGACGCGGTACAAGCTTTACAGGCATTGTCAGCCACGGTAGCGGCACATGTAGCTACACCTGCCCCGTTGAATAGGACAGAGACGGTATTGCTATCTGTTACGATGCGGCTGGCATCGCAAAAGCCGGATCTGTCTGATATCCATGTCCAGCATGATGCCTGGCTATTGCAGGCTGCTGATATACAGGATTTATTGCAGGTAGGCAGGCAATTGGATGCTATCCGTAAGGCGTATGAGCAGGTATTGCTACCTATTGCCTGGCAGCAGCCGGTACTTGATATCCGGTCGCAGTTGCTCGCTTATGGAGACAAGTGGTATAAGTTTGTGATGGGGACTTATCGCCGTAGCAAACAACAGTTGGCAGCCCTGTGTAAGCACGATCTGCCTGCTGATACGGCGACGCAGTTATCGCTCGTAGATGCTATACTACAGGCCCAGCAGCTGACGGCCTCTTTGCAGGTCTACGATACGTTGGCCAAAGCATTATTTGGTGTTCGCTGGAAGCAGCAAACATCTGACTGGGCGCAGCTGGAAGCGATACATGTTTATTTGCAGCAAGTACATCGGGCTGTGCAGCAAGGCGATTGCCTGGCGATATTACCTGCTTATCTGCAGCGGCAGGAACCAGCCATCAGTGCGGCTACTCATCACCAGGAGCTGGAGCAAGCCTTGCAACAACAGGCGCAGCAGTTGCGTGAATTGCTTGGTCTGATCGACCTGGACGAAAAGGTACATTTTACTGACGGTCCATTGCTTTTGCAACGTCCCTATGAGGAGCAGCTGCTAATATTGTCTGTGTGGAAACAGCGGTTGCCGGAGCTGCACCAGGTGATCGCGTGGAACAATCTGAAGGAGAAAGCTACTGCTTTGCAGCTGGACTGCCTGATACAGGAAGCGGCACACTGGCCTGCTGCGGGGACCCAACTAAAGGCGGCATTGGAACAAAGCTGGTATAACTATCTCCTGGAGCAGGCGATCCTATCGGCACCTGCTATACGAAGTTTTGAACGTAGCAGTCATGAGGAGGCCATTCGTCAATTCCGTAAGCTAGATATTATTCATCAGCGATATAACAGGGCGAGGGCGGCTCTTACGCATTGGGAAGCTATTCCGCGGCTGGAAGCCGGTGGGCAGGTGAATGTGCTCCGGACGGAGTTTAATAAAAAGGCGAGGCATATGCCTATCCGCAAACTGATGCAGGAGGCGGGGCTGGCCATTCAGGCGATCAAGCCGGTATTTATGATGAGCCCTTTGTCTATTGCCAACTATTTACCACCGGGAGCATTGGAATTTGATTTGGTCATTTTCGATGAGGCGAGTCAGGTGAAGCCGGTAGATGCACTAGGTGCCATTTTGAGGGGGAAGCAGTTGGTGGTGGTAGGAGACAGTAAACAATTACCCCCGACCAGTTTCTTTGATTCTCTTACGGCAGACCTGGAGGATGAGGAGAATGTAACGGCCGATATGCAGAGTATATTGGGGATGTGTGAAGCGCAAGGTGCGCCGCAGCGTATGTTGAGGTGGCATTATCGCAGCCGTCATGAATCGCTGATCAATTTATCCAACCAGGAATTCTACGATAACAAGCTGGTGATCTTCCCGAGTCCTGGGGGAGAGGACCGTATGGGGCTGGTATGGCATTATCTGCCTGATACGGTATATGACAAAGGGCAGACGCGAACGAACCGGCAAGAAGCAGCCAGTATAGCTGCGAAGGTGATGGAGCATGCGCGAATATATCCTCATCTCAGTTTGGGGGTAGTAGCGTTTAGTACGACGCAGATGCAGGCGATACAGGAAGAGCTGGAGACATTACGGAAGGCTTCTCCGGATCAGGAAGTATTTTTCCGGCAGCATCCAGAAGAACCGTTTTTTGTTAAGAATCTTGAGAATGTACAAGGTGATGAGCGAGCGGTCATATTTATCAGTGTGGGTTATGGAAAGACGGCGGAAGGAACTGTTAGTATGTCGTTTGGGCCCTTGAATAATGAAGGCGGTGAAAGGCGGCTGAACGTGTTGATCACCCGGGCTAAATTGCGCTGTGAGGTGTTTACCAATTTGAGACCGGAAAATATAGATCTGGGGCGTACGCAGAGCAGGGGGGTAAAAGCGTTGAAACATTTCCTGTATTACGCGGCACATGGTAGTACGATGGCTGCGGATAGTACCGTCGAGCCATTGGTACATCCTTTTGAAGATCATATCGCTGCCTTGTTGCGAGAGCGGGGATATACCGTTCATACGCAGGTGGGTACAGCAGGTGTTTATATTGATCTTGCTATTGCAGATCCGGCTACGCCGGGGAGATACCTGCTTGGTATTACCTGTGATGGTGCTTCTTACCAGGCAGCGCGGTCTGTGCGTGACAGGGATCGTTTGCGTCAGCAGGTATTAGAAGGGATGGGATGGAAGCTGTACCGGGTATGGAGTACAGATTGGTTGCGTCATCCTCAGCGGGAGCTGGAAAGATTGATCAATGCTATAGAGGACGCCAAGGCTAGTGTTCATACAGTAGCTGCTGCTAACGAGCCAGTGGCTATACTAGAACGGGAGGAGAAGGAAGTATTGCCGGAAGCGACTGTTGTGATGTACGAGCAGGCGACAGTGCCTCAGGAGATTGCGGCTGTTGATTTTCATGATCATCCTATTGGCAGGCTGAGTGGTTGGATGGAGGACATTGTAAATGTGGAGAGTCCTGTTCACATAGAAGAAGTGACGCGCCGGTTTGGCGAGGCGGCGGGATTACAACGGATCAGTAGCCGGGTGAAGGAAAGTCTTAAAACAACGATGGATTTTGCTGCAGATAAAGGGATTATTAAGGTAAAAGGGGACTTCCTCTGGCATAAAGATATGCAGACGCCATTGCTGCGTAATAGGAGTGAGTTGCCAGCCTCCTCTCGCAAATTGGTATACATTGCACCGGAGGAATTACAGCTTGCTATTTTGCAAGTCGTCACTGCCGCTATTGCTATCACTGCTGAAGATGCGGTGCCGCTGATTGCGAAGTTATTTGGCTTTACCCGTGTTACGGAAGAGATGAAACTGACTATACTGGAGCATCTGCAAAAGGCGGTAGATCAGCAGGTCGTTATCGAGGATGGAGAATGGCTTAAAATAACTGCTTAA